Proteins from a genomic interval of Benincasa hispida cultivar B227 chromosome 7, ASM972705v1, whole genome shotgun sequence:
- the LOC120081190 gene encoding uncharacterized protein LOC120081190 isoform X1, translated as MGRGILQPCSRKRKDRDDVEEEHADVGIPMALSNMHMKSRVIFVLEKASLTLALVGKLNCCKSLVLRLKANVVQVFLQVPKRWLNHETTSKRRQSSICVFGYRLSARVCLRMIYESLAKKYGIW; from the exons ATGGGAAGAGGGATCCTACAACCTTGTTCGAGAAAAAGGAAGGATAGAGATGATGTTGAAGAGGAACATGCAGATGTTGGTATTCCAATGGCTCTTTCAAATATGCACATGAAATCTAGAGTGATTTTCGTACTTGAGAAGGCATCTTTGACACTTGCCTTGGTTGGAAAG CTCAATTGTTGCAAAAGCTTAGTACTAAGGCTAAAGGCAAACGTAGTCCAGGTCTTTCTTCAAGTTCCAAAAAGGTGGTTGAACCACGAGACTACCTCAAAACGACGTCAATCTAGTATTTGTG TTTTTGGATACCGCCTCAGTGCTCGAGTTTGTCTACGCATGATATACGAGAGCTTGGCTAAGAAATATGGAATTTGGTGA
- the LOC120081190 gene encoding uncharacterized protein LOC120081190 isoform X2, translating to MGRGILQPCSRKRKDRDDVEEEHADVGIPMALSNMHMKSRVIFVLEKASLTLALVGKLNCCKSLVLRLKANVVQVFLQVPKRWLNHETTSKRRQSSICDWHNGSWQNR from the exons ATGGGAAGAGGGATCCTACAACCTTGTTCGAGAAAAAGGAAGGATAGAGATGATGTTGAAGAGGAACATGCAGATGTTGGTATTCCAATGGCTCTTTCAAATATGCACATGAAATCTAGAGTGATTTTCGTACTTGAGAAGGCATCTTTGACACTTGCCTTGGTTGGAAAG CTCAATTGTTGCAAAAGCTTAGTACTAAGGCTAAAGGCAAACGTAGTCCAGGTCTTTCTTCAAGTTCCAAAAAGGTGGTTGAACCACGAGACTACCTCAAAACGACGTCAATCTAGTATTTGTG ATTGGCACAATGGCTCATGGCAAAATCGATGA